A segment of the Chloroflexota bacterium genome:
ATTTGTGGCGGCATCAAATGGGTGCGCTGAAGGAGGTGAGGTTGGGCGAAGACGCGCCGAGTGCTGTCATCTAAGATGATCTCCCCCTGGCACATGACAATCGTGCGCGGGGCGTATTCAGCCACGAGAGCCATATAATGCGTGACCATGACGATGGTGTGCCCAGCTTTGTTCAGGGTGCGAGCGATCTCCATGATCTGGTGGCAACCGCGATCGTCCTGGCCGGTTGTGGGTTCGTCCAAAAGAATGATCCGCGGTCGCATGGCCAGCACTGCAGCGATGACCACTTTAGCGCGGTCACCCTTGCATAGTGCGGGGGGGAACTCCCGTCGCTGTTGCTCCAGACCCACCAAGGCGATAGCCTCATCCGTGCGTGCCCTCACCTCTTCTGCGCTCAGCCCCAGGTTGGTTGGACCAAAGGCTACCTCTTTCTCCACCGTTTCAGCGAACAGTTGCTGGTCGGGGTTCTGCAGGACGAGTCCGGCCCGGGTCGCCAATTCGGCCACGGTAGCGTCGCGGGTGTCCAGCCCTTGCACGAGAACGCGTCCGCGCGTGGGAGTAAGCAGGCCGAGGATGTTCTTGAGCAGGGTGGTTTTGCCTGCACCGTTCTGGCCGATAATAGCCACGAACTCTCCTGGCTCAATGCTCAGGCTGACGTCGCGCAGGGCGACAGTGCCATGCGGCTGATAGACGTAATCCAAATGCTCCACCAAGATATCAGGAGTGGGAGCCAC
Coding sequences within it:
- a CDS encoding ATP-binding cassette domain-containing protein; translated protein: MTIHHEVKVAPTPDILVEHLDYVYQPHGTVALRDVSLSIEPGEFVAIIGQNGAGKTTLLKNILGLLTPTRGRVLVQGLDTRDATVAELATRAGLVLQNPDQQLFAETVEKEVAFGPTNLGLSAEEVRARTDEAIALVGLEQQRREFPPALCKGDRAKVVIAAVLAMRPRIILLDEPTTGQDDRGCHQIMEIARTLNKAGHTIVMVTHYMALVAEYAPRTIVMCQGEIILDDSTRRVFAQPHLLQRTHLMPPQITQLAQAMPEKWGFPRDVLTVREMGERILARREGDRSHYCAPHTGKG